GTGTTCTGGATCGTCACGGCGAACGTGTCGCACTTGGTCAGCGATGTCAGTTTGCCCTGGCCAGAGCCGGAAATTACCACACCGGCTCCCGTGCCGGCGAGTGGAAGCGTCTTGGTCGATGCTGCCTTCTCACTGGCACTGACAATCACCGAGCCTGGCATGATGCCGATCGTGTCCGGCTTGAAGGCGACGCACAGCGTGCCAGTCCCGCCCGGAGCAATCGGACCAACGATGAATGGTGCAATCAACGAATAGGCATTGCTGGTACCCGGGCTGAGTGCCGCCGAAAAAGTCTCCGGTACATCGCCACAATTCGTGACGGTGATGCAGGTGTCATTCTCTGTGCCCGCAAGCGTCATTCCGGAGTATGCGGCGGAGCCAAACGCGAGTGGCGATGGCGCTGCATCCAAACATGCTGCAAGGCCAACGCCTTCGAGCGGCAGTGACTGTGTGAGCGGACGACCAGATGTCGTGCCGTTCAGTACCAGCGTTGCTGTTTCGGGACCACGTGTCGAAGTCTTGAAGCAGACCGAGACTGGCACCGATGCACCAGACGGAAGCAACATCGGGAAGCTCGCACCGCTAAACGTGAAGTCCGATGCATTCGAACCCGTAATCATGCTGCTATCAACTCGAAGATCCGAAAGACCCGAATTCTTGATCGTCACCGTGCTACATACGGTGCTATCGAGCAATGCCGAATCCAGGACTGTACCGGCAAGCGAAAGAATGCCATACGGCACTCCGGTGCCCGTCACGCTGATCAGGAATTGACTGGTGTCGCGGTTGTCAGGATAGGTCAGTGGGATGTTCGAATAGAATCGAATCGAAGCGAAACGAGCGCCCTGCTTGATTGGCTTGAAGCATACATTTACGATTTTCGATGCGTCCGGCACAAGCATCGTATCGGCGCCCGTCAGCGGATAGAACGAAAAATCGTAATCGCCATAGGTCACAATTTGTCGAAGTATGTTAATTGTGTCCGAGCCAATATTATGCAGCGTAAGCGACCGACAAATGGAATCGCCGATGGCGACCGAGTCGAAGACCAACGTGCCTGCGCCGCCTACCGTGCTAAGGCCTCTCTCCGGTGTAATGACAAGGTGCCCCAGAATCCCAACGCCCCACATCTGCACCGTATCGGAAGGCAGATTGAATGTATTGGTATTGACGACGAGTTGCGCATCGGGTCTTCCTTCGAGTCGAGGCTTGAATCGCACACCGATGGAATCGAATCCGCCTGGTGCCATTGGATTTGGCGGCGTGTGAATCACGCTATACATGTTTGCCTGCAAGCCGATAAAATAAATACTGTTGAAGACCAACGGTGCGGAACCGGTATTCTGTACATAGAAATACTGCGTGGCCGAATCGCCGAATCGCCGTGCAACGTGATGGAACAGTGTATTAAACGGATAGACGGTATTCGGGAATGTATAGACGACAAACGGGGCGAGCCCTGTGCCATTCAAGAAGCAGGATTGAGTTGCCGAATCGTTGCCATTCGTATTGACTGTAAAGGTCGCACTCCGAGAACCGCCTGCGGTTGGCATGAACTGAATCCCATAGGTCGCCTTATTTCCTGCGGGAACAACCGTACCATTGGCGGGTCCGCTCACGATGGAATAATCGGATGAGCCGGAGAGTGTCGCTGTGTTGATGATCAGCGGACTTGAAC
The window above is part of the Bacteroidota bacterium genome. Proteins encoded here:
- a CDS encoding choice-of-anchor D domain-containing protein, translated to MKIRNIFFASLAIAFLSLFACAVHAQGRINRYSITTQNQPWIDLSSSGGTLIYGSEWRYYQGALGVSLPFGFNYDNTSVSAGTTLYIYDGIIGFGMSGSYGINYGGLGNGSYPQRLLPWGAYYVQIGDRTVGYGIYTQTTGSAPNRVFTIQMTKVHTGFGAARTSSSYAVSMQVKFFETSNVIEYLYQSHNNYMGGSYSVGIGMNGYTSPSFQSLTYTSGTQTTPATDLVFTPPPPPAQLSLQPKSLNYGSVGTGASLTLYDTVYSVGSSPLIINTATLSGSSDYSIVSGPANGTVVPAGNKATYGIQFMPTAGGSRSATFTVNTNGNDSATQSCFLNGTGLAPFVVYTFPNTVYPFNTLFHHVARRFGDSATQYFYVQNTGSAPLVFNSIYFIGLQANMYSVIHTPPNPMAPGGFDSIGVRFKPRLEGRPDAQLVVNTNTFNLPSDTVQMWGVGILGHLVITPERGLSTVGGAGTLVFDSVAIGDSICRSLTLHNIGSDTINILRQIVTYGDYDFSFYPLTGADTMLVPDASKIVNVCFKPIKQGARFASIRFYSNIPLTYPDNRDTSQFLISVTGTGVPYGILSLAGTVLDSALLDSTVCSTVTIKNSGLSDLRVDSSMITGSNASDFTFSGASFPMLLPSGASVPVSVCFKTSTRGPETATLVLNGTTSGRPLTQSLPLEGVGLAACLDAAPSPLAFGSAAYSGMTLAGTENDTCITVTNCGDVPETFSAALSPGTSNAYSLIAPFIVGPIAPGGTGTLCVAFKPDTIGIMPGSVIVSASEKAASTKTLPLAGTGAGVVISGSGQGKLTSLTKCDTFAVTIQNT